The nucleotide sequence CAACGGCTGTGAGCGCATCCTCAGCGTGCGACGCGGGTGACCGCATCCCTTCCCGAGGTCGGTCGTTCGCGGCATGATCGGAGCATGCAGCCCTCCGCCTCCTCCCCCATCGCCCCGATGCTCGCGAAGGCGGTCCCCGCCGTCCCGGAGCCCGACAGCGTGACGGGCGGCCTCAGCTACGAGCCGAAGTGGGACGGCTTCCGGGCCATCGTCTACGCCGAGGGCGACGGCGCGGTGGAGTCCGTGGAGATCGGCAGCCGCGGCTCGAAGATGCTCACGCGGTACTTCCCAGAGCTCGTGGAGGCGTTCCGCAGCATCCTGCCCGGCCCGTGCGTGCTCGACGGCGAGATCGTGGTGCCGACCGGCGAGCCCGGGAAGCAGCGGCTCGACTGGGAGGCGCTGTCGCAGCGCATCCATCCGGCCGCGACCCGCGTGAAGCTGCTGTCGGAGCAGACGCCGGCCACCTTCGTCGCTTTCGACCTGCTCGCCATCGGCGACGACTCGTACGTCGACCGGCCGTTCGCCGACCGGCGGGCGGCTCTGGAGGAGTTCGCCGGCGACCTGCCCGCTCCGATCCAGCTGACGCGCACCACGACGGATGTCGACCTCGCGCGCCGCTGGCTCGTCGAGTTCGAGGGCGCCGGGCTGGATGGCGTCGTCGCGAAGCCGCTGGCCGGGCCGTACGCGCCGAACAAGCGCACGATGCTCAAGATCAAGCACCACCGGACGGCCGATGTCGTGGCGCTCGGGTACCGCATCCACACCAGCGGCCGCGGCGTCGGCTCCCTGCTCGTCGGGCTGTTCGACGACGACGGCCAGCTGCGCAACGTGGGCGGCGTCTCGGCGTTCACCGACGCGAAGCGGCTGTCCCTGATCGACGAGCTGGAGCCGCTGGTGGAGCGCGACGAGAGCGGAGCGGCCGTCACCGGCGAGACCGACCGGAGCCGCTTCTCGGGCAGCAAGGACGTGTCGTTCGTGCGGCTGCGCCCCGAGCGCGTTCTCGAGGTGCGGTACGACCAGATGGAGGGGATGCGCTTCCGGCACACGGCGCAGTTCGAGCGCTGGCGGCCGGACCGCGAGGCGCGGTCGTGCACCTTCGAGCAGCTGGACCGGCCGATCGCGTACGACCTGGGCGACGTGCTGACCTGATCCGCCACACGACAGCGCCGTGAGGGCGTTGCGAGACACGCTCCCCGGTGGTTCCGTGATTCGCATGGCGGATGTCGAGCGACCTGGAGCCGACGAGTTCCTCCCCGAGAAACGCGACCTGCGGAGCCTGCGGGCCGCCGCGCCGGACTGCCGCGGCTGCGAGCTGTACCGGGATGCGACGCAGGTCGTCTTCTCTTCGGGTCGCGCGGGGGCCGCGCTCGCCCTCGTCGGCGAGCAGCCCGGCGACCGGGAGGACATCGAGGGCGAGCCGTTCGTCGGGCCGGCCGGGCGCCTGCTCGACCAGGCGCTGGAAGCGGCGGGGATCGACCGCGGCGACGTGTACGTCACAAACGCGGTGAAGCACTTCCGCTTCCACCGCCAGGGCAAGCGGCGCATCCACGAGAAGCCGGCCGTCGGCAACATCGTCGCCTGCCACCCGTGGTTGGAGGCGGAGTTCGCGGCGGTCCGCCCCCGGCTCGTCGTCTGCCTGGGCGCGACGGCCGCTCGGAGCGTCCTCGGGCGCCCGGCGCGCATCCAGGAGGAGCGGGGACGCGTCCAGGAGTCCGCAGAGGGCCGGCCGGTACTCGTCACGACGCACCCGTCCGCCCTGCTGCGGCTGCGCGACGATCCGGGATGGGATGCCGCGTTCGACGCGTTCGTCGCCGACCTGGAGACGGCGGCGAAGGCGGCCTCCGGTCTCGCGGCGGACTGACCCGCTACGCCTTCTTCGCGCGGCTCGGCTGCACGCGCGGCGGCTCCCCCGGCATCTTGGGGTAGTCCGGAGGGAACGGCAGCTCGCCGAGGCCGTTCGACAGGTCGCGCTCCCACCAGCCGAGCAGCACGTCGATCGTGCCGGGGTCCGCAGCGAAGTGCTCCCACGGGTCGCCGACCGTGCGCAGTCGCTCGGGCATGGTGAGCACCGTGAAGTCGCGCGGGTCGACGTGTTCCAGCTCTTCCCACGTGATCGGGGCCGACACGGAGGCGTGCGGGAGCGCCCGCGGGCTGTAGGCGCCGGCCATCGTGCGGTCGCGGTTGGCCTGGTTGAAGTCGACGAAGATGCGCTCCCCGCGCTCCTCCTTCCACCACGCCGTGGTCACGCGGTCCGGCATCCGTCGTTCGAGCTCGCGCGCGGCGGCGATCACGGCGTGCCGGACGTCGAGGAATTCGCGCTGCGCCACGATCGGCGCGAAGACGTGCAGTCCCCGATTGCCGGAGGTCTTGATGAACGCCGTGAGCCCGGCCTCCTGCAGCACCTTCCGCAGCTCGATGGCGGCGGGCACGGCGTCGGCGAAGCCGGTACCCGGCTGCGGGTCGAGGTCGATGCGCAGCTGGTCGGGGTTGTCCGAGTCCTCGGCGCGCGACGGCCAGGGGTGGAACACCACCGTGTTCATCTGCGCGGCCCACACGGCGGCGGCCGGTTCGTCGATCACGAGTTGTGGATGCGAGCGGGCGCTCGGGTACGTCACCGTGACGGAGCGCACGTAGTCCGGCACCCCGCGCGGCGGGTTCTTCGAGAAGAACTGCTCCCCGTCGATCCCCTCCGGGAACCGCTGAAGCGACACCGGCCGGTCGCCGTTCGCGCGGACGAATGCGTCGCCGACCTCCACGAGATAGTTCGCGAGATCGAGCTTGGTGATGCCGGCCCCGGGGAAGATCACCCGCTCGGGGCTCGAGATCCGCACCTCCCTGTCGCCATCGGGACCCGGGACCGTGAGGACTACAGCGCCGCCTGCCATGCGACCACCGTACCGCCCGAACCGCCGGTGTCCGTGATGTGAATTCCTTGTGGGATCACACGTGGTCGCTTGAGCGGTCTCACAAGTGGGACAGAATGGCAGAGCGGGCGCGCATCCGTGCCGCCCGCGAACGAGGTCCTTCGAGAAGAGGTGCATGACCCTGAGGATCGTGAGCTACAACCTCCGCAAGCACGCCGCGAGCGGGGAGCTGACGGGCATCGCAGAGGCGTACGACGTCGACGTCCTGTGCCTGCAGGAATGCGACAGCGACGCCCTTCCCGAACGCCTGCACCACCTGGTGCTCGCCGACACCACCCGGGCCAACCGGCTGGGCCTCGCGGTCTACGTGCGCGACGACCGCTACGAGATCCTCCACAGCCAGGTGTTCGCCGTGCAGAAGTCGCTGCACGACCGCGTGCTGGCGCCGGCCAACGAGCGCCTGCTGGCCGTGCACCTCCGCGACCGCGACAACGGTGAGGAGATCCTGGTGGGGTCGTTCCACGCCGCACCCCTCACCGCGCTGAACTCGCTGCGGCGCAAGCAGATCGCCGCCGCCCACGACGGGATGCGCTCGCTCGCCCCCGACACCCCGGCGGTCATGGTCGGCGACTTCAACTACCCCTGGTTCATCCGGGGCCTGGAGCGGCACCTCACGACTTCCGGCTACACGCTGAAGCGCACGACGCAGCCGACCTACCTGCGCTACAAGTTCTTCTCCGGCTACTTCGACTTCGTGACGTCGACCGGCTTCGAGATCGAGCGGGTGGATGTGCTGCCCGCCGGCGCCTCGGACCACCGGCCCATCCGGCTGGACGCCGAGCTCGCGGCCTGACGGCGCCGACCGCTGGCAGGATGGTGGCGTGACCGACACCGTGCCCTCCGCCCTGCTCGTCATCGACCTCCAGAAGGGCGTGCTGCCCGGCTGCTTCGACGCTGACGGCGTGCTCTCCCGCGTCCGGCAGCTCGTCGACCGCGCCCGCGCCGCCGCCACCCCGGTGGTCTGGGTGCAGCACGAGGCGGACGGTATGGAGGAGGGCAGCGAGCCCTGGCAGCTCGCCGACGGGCTCGTCCCTGTCGACGGCGAGCCCCGGATCCTGAAGCACTATCGCGACTCCTTCGCCGACACCGACCTCGACGAGGTGCTGGAGCGTCTCGACGTCGGTCGCCTCGTCGTGACGGGAGCGCAGAGCGACTACTGCGTGCGGACCACGGCGCAGAGCGCGGCCGTGCGCGGCTACGACGTGGTGCTCGTCTCCGACGCCCACACGACCACCGACAGCGAGTGGGGCGGCGTGGAGCTCACCGGTGAGCAGATCGTGGCGCACGCGAACCGGTACTTCGACGGCCTCCGCTACCCGGGCCAGCTGTTCGGGGTGGCCGAGGCGGCATCCGTTCCCCTCTGACCCGGCGGGGACTCGTCGTCCCGCCGCCCCGGGCGTACGGTGAGGGCGTTCGACGACTGGGGTGGTGTCGATGGAGTTCCCCGCGTGGCTGACCGACTGGCTGGCCGGCGACGACTACACGATCGCGCGCGAGATCCTGGAGCGCGGTGTCGCCGCGCTGTACCTGGTGGCGTTCGTGTCGGCGGTGAACCAGTTCCCCGCCCTGCTCGGCGACAACGGGCTGCTGCCCGCCCGGCGTTTCCTGCGACATCCCTACGCCCGGAAGCAGCCGACGCTGTTCCGCTGGCGTTACTCGGACCGGCTGCTGCGCACGGTCGCCTGGACAGGCGCGGCGCTCTCTGCGCTGATCGTCGCGGGCGTGGTGCAGCTTGCGCCCACCTACGTCTTCGTCCCCCTCTTCCTGATCGTGTGGTTCCTCTACCTCTCGATCGTGAACATCGGGCAGACGTTCTACGGCTTCGGCTGGGAGAGCCTGCTCTGCGAGGCGGGGTTCATCGTCGCCTTCCTCGGCGCGTGGGACACCGCTCCCCCGATCACGATCGTCTTCTTCATCCGCTGGCTGGTGTTCCGGCTGGAGTTCGGCGCCGGGATGATCAAGATGCGCGGCGACCGGTCGTGGCGCGACCTCACCGCGCTGTACTACCACCACGAGACGCAGCCCATGCCGAACCCGCTCAGCCGCTCGGCGCATCTGCTGCCGAAGTGGTTCCACCGGGTGGAGGTGCTGGGCAACCACTTCGCGCAGCTGATCGTCCCGTGGTTCCTGTTCTTCCCGCAGCCGGTCGCGAGCGTCGCCGCGGGCGTCATGATCCTCACGCAGCTGTGGCTGGTGCTCACCGGCAACTTCGCGTGGCTGAACTGGATCACGATCGTGCTCGCGTTCGCCGGGATCAGCGACCCGGTGTTCTCGTGGCTGTTCGGTGGAGCTGAGGTCGGCGGGATCGGCGCCGCCGACGTCCCGCTCTGGTACGCCGTGGTGGCGGTGGCGGCGACCGTGTTCCTGGTGGTCCTGAGCTGGCCGCCACTGAAGAACCTGTTCTCACGCCGCCAGCTGATGAACGCGAGCTTCAACCGCTGGCACCTGGTGAACGCCTACGGCGCGTTCGGCAGTGTCACCAAGGAGCGCTACGAGGTGGTCGTCGAGGGAACGACCGACGACCCGGGCGACCCGGAGGCGCGCTGGCTGGAGTACGCCTTCAAGGGCAAACCCGGCGACGTGCACCGCATCCCCCGCCAGTTCGCGCCGTACCACCTGCGGCTCGACTGGCTGATGTGGTTCCTGGCGCTCGGCTCGCGTGACTCGCCCTGGTTCGAGGTGCTCCTGCTGCGTCTGCTCGAGGCGGACCGGCCGACCCTGAAGCTGCTCCGGCACGATCCCTTCGGAGGGGAGCCGCCGCGGGCGATCCGCGCCCGGATGTTCCTGTACCGCTTCAGCACGCACGCCGAGAAGCGGGAGACGGGCGACGTGTGGGTGCGGTCGGAGGTCGGCGACCTGGTGCCGCCGGTGAGCCTGCGCAGCGGTCAGTAGCCGGTGCGCTCCTCTTCCAGTTTGGCGAGATCCCGCCAGATGAGCAGCTTGAGCCGCGCCGGCCTCTCGCGCTCGTAGTCGGCCTTCAGCGCCTCGGCGCCCGAGAACGCGTCCAGCCCCGCCTCGATGGCGCGCCCGACCTCGTCCCACGCATCCTGCCGGCCGCGCTCGACGAGGGCGAGCAGCTCCTCCTCCGAGTCGGCCTTCGCCCGCAGCGCCGCCGCCAGCTGGATGGCCGCATCCCGTCGCAGCCGCAGGTTGTCGGCATCGACCCGGCGGTAGTCGTGCGGGTGCTCGGCGTCGCCGCTCAGCTTCTCGGCCGCCTCCAGCTCCTCCTCGATCCGCCCGGCCGCGACGCCCTGCTCGGAGGCCAGCTCGCGCAGCATCGCCGCCGCCTCCATGGCATGCATCGCCGGGTCGTACGAGTTGCCGTACTGGATCGTGTCGACGACGATGTGGTTCTTTACCGCCATGCGCGTGGCGTATTCCGCGAGCAGCATGCCTTCCTCGACGGACTGCTCGAGGCTCGGCGCGGGCGGCTCGGGCAGGGCGTGCTCGTCGAACGGACGCGTGCGTGTCGTCTTCTCGACACGCCTGCGGAACCACTTCGGCCAGCGCATGGGACTCCTCGAACCCGGCGCCCGTACGACGCCGTCCTCCCATTCTGGCCGATCGGCTCGCGGGATTCAGCGGCCTGTGAAGAACCCGTTCGCACGGCGCGTGAACAGCAGCACGATGATCAGCAGCGACCACAGGATCTGGACGATCCCGCTCGCGAGCTGACCGGAGAAGAGCAGGATGACGCCGTTCACGATGTCGACGATCATCACCACCGTCACCACGACGCGCGCGCCGGGGCTGCCGCGCAGCAGTCCGCGCGCCACGATGATCACGATGATGCCGAGCAGGATCGAGATGATGGCCGCCGTCGTGATGCCGGCGACACCTCCGCCCGCCGAGCCGGCCACCTGATCGCGCGTGATCAGCAGGATCACCCCGCCGATGACGTTCAGGATGCCGTTGATGTAGGTGAGGACGGCCACGAACGTGACCGACCCGGGACGTACCGCCATGCCGACCCCTCCACTCCGCCGCAGTGCTCTTCTCGCCCGGGCGCTTCACCGGTAGCTTGGCGGATATGGCCGGTTATCGCTATGAGTTCGAGGCGGAGCTGTTCCGCTGGGCCTCCCGCCGGGAGCTGTGGGTCTTCGCGCAGCTGCCCGAGGAGGTGTCGGAGGAGATCCGGCTGCAGCCGCATCCACCCGCCGGTTTCGATTCCGTCAAGGTGTCGGTGACGCTGGGCGGCTCGCGCTGGTCGACGTCGATCTTCCCGCAGGCGGACGGCACGTACGTCGTGCCGATCAAGAGCGCCGTGCGGCGGGCGGAGGGCGTGAAGCTCGGCGACCGGGTGCGGATCGGCGTCGAGACGCTGCTCTAGCGCTACCGCGCGCCGGACATGATCGTGTTCAGCGCGAGCACGATGATCAGCCCGTTGAAGAAGTAGCTCAGCACCGAGTGCCAGACGATGGTCCAGCGCATCCGGGTGCTGAGCACCTCCACGTCGGATGCCGCGAACGTCGTGCCGATGGTGAAGGCGAAGTACACGAAGTCGACGAACCGCGGCACCGGCGCCGGGGTGCCGTCGGGGTGCGGGAACCGCAGCATCGGCTCCGCGGCGGCGAAGTAGCGCTGGTAATAGATCTGCGAGAAGCCCCAGTGCAGGAACCCCCAGGCGAGCAGCATCGACCAGACGCCGACGAAGTCGGTGACCGACCCGATCTGCGGGTCGTTGTGGAGCGCGAGCACCTGGATCGCGGCAGCCAGCCCGATCAGACTCGAGAGGATCGTGGCCGTCATCGACACGACACGAGCGAGACGTCCGGTCTCCCAGCGGGCCGGGCGACCGCCGGGAGGGGCGGGGCGTCGCGCGACACGTCCGAGCACGATGAGCACGACGATGAGGTAGATCGTCCCGATGCCGCACCAGGTCGCGAGGAGCTCGAGCGTCGTGGCATCGTCCTCGGCGAGCACGACGAGCCAGACACCCACGACGATCATCGCCAGCTGGGCCAGGAGGCTCGCGGCCAGGCCGAGGACGACCCACGGCCGCCGCACGGGCGCGCTCTGCGACATACCTGGATGCTAGCGGTGCCATCCTCTATCGCTGCGCAGGGCAGGATGGAGTGGTGCAGCCTCTCATCGTCGTCGCGGCCGTCGTCCGCGACGGTGACCGCGTTCTGGCCTGCCGTCGGGCGCCCGGGAAGGATGCCGCCGGACGCTGGGAGTTCCCGGGCGGCAAGGTCGAGAGCGGAGAGTCGCCGGAGGCCGCGCTCGCGCGGGAGATCGCGGAGGAACTCGGGGTGCGCATCCACGTCGGTGCGCTGCTCGACCGCACGGTGACCGCGCGCGCAGGCGGCCGCGCGATCGACCTCGCCTGCTTCGACTGCCGGCTCGACGGGGACGCACCGGTCGCGAGCACCGATCACGACGAACTGCGCTGGATGCCCATCGAGCGTCTCGGCGAGCTCGACTGGGCGGAGGCGGACCTCGCCGCCGTCGCCGTACTGACCCGGGAGGTCACGTGAGAGCCCTGTACTACGAACGCTTCGGCGGGCCGGTGGAGGTCGCGGAGCTTGCCGACCCGGCCGTCCCCGACGGCGGTGCCGTCATCCGGGTCGAAGCGTCCGGTCTCTGCCGCAGCGACTGGCACGCGTGGGCGGGCCACGACGACTCGGTCGCCCTGCCGCACGTCCCCGGTCACGAGTTCGCGGGCGTCGTCGAGGCGGTCGGCAGCGGTGTCTCGCGCTGGCGGCCGGGCGACCGGGTCACGGCTCCCTTCGTCAACGGATGCGGCGAGTGCGAATGGTGTCGCGCCGGGCAGGCGCAGGTGTGCCCGGAGCAGACGCAGCCCGGCTTCACCCACTGGGGATCGCACGCCGAGCTCGTCGCCGTGCGCGCCGCCGACACCAACCTGGTGCGCGTGCCGGACGGCCTCTCCGCCGACGCCGCCGCGAGCCTGGGCTGCCGGTTCGCCACGGCGTACCGAGCGGTGACAGCTCGGGCGCGCATCCAGCCTGGGGAGTGGCTCGCGGTCTACGGCGCGGGCGGCGTCGGCCTGAGCGCGGTCATGGTCGCCTCGGCGCTCGGCGCGCGGGTGGTGGCCGTGGACCGCTCCCCCGCCGCCCTGGACCTGGCCGCGCGTCTCGGAGCGGAGCACACGGTCGTCGCCGCCGCGGACACCGCCGACCGCGTGCGCGACCTCACCGGCGGAGGTGCGCACGCCACGATCGACGCGGTCGGCTCCCCCGACACCGCGACGACCGCCATCCGCTCGCTGCGCCGCCTCGGCCGTCATGTGCAGGTCGGGCTGCTGGCCGCCGCCGTGCCCGAGCTCCCGCTGGATCGCGTCATCGGATGGGAGCTCGAGATCCTCGGCAGCCACGGCATGGCCGCAGCCGCCTACCCCGAGATGCTCGACCTGGTGGCCGCGGGCCGTCTGACCCCGCAGCAGCTGGTCGGCGGTGCCGTCGGCTTCGCCGAGGCCGCGCACCTGCTCGAAACGGCGGACACCGCGCCGCCGACCGGCATCGCGGTGCTTCACCCCGCGGGCTGACGCGGCGGCGGCTCCGCACGGCCTGCCCGCAGGAAAGGGAGGAGCCGAGCGGCCCGCAGCCGCCTGCGTCCTCCCTTTCCCGCGTCCGCCCGGCGTGTCCCGCGGGATCCCCTCCGTTTCCCACGACCCGCGGCCGCCGTCCCCGCGGCCGTCCCCGCCTCCGGAACCGGTCCACCGCGCGGACGGGAACGGAGGCGATCCGGCTTCACCCCGCCCGTTCAGGCGGGAAACGGAGGCGCTGGGAGGCCGAAGAACGCGGAATCGCCTCCGTTTCCGCGGAGCATCCGGACGGCGAATCCGTCGAGCCGGAGCGACCCCGCTACGCCCGCCAGCCCGCATCCCCCTCCCATCCGGCAGGATGAGCACATGCGCATCGCCGACTTCCCCCGCCCCGACACCAACGCCTCCCGCGCGGCCCTCGAGATCGCGACCGAATACCACACGCCCTCGCTGCTGAACCACGTGCAGCGGTCGTGGCTGTGGGCGGAGGCGTTCGCCGCTGTGCGCGGGTTCGAGCCCGATCACGAGCTGCTCTACGTGTCGGCGCTGCTCCACGATCTCGGCATCGCGCCGGAATTCGACAACAACACGCTCGCCTACGAGGATGCGGCCGGTCACGTCGCCATCGCCCTCACCGCGGGCGCGGGATGGCCTGCCGACCGCCGCGTGCGCGCCCATGAGGTCATCGTGCGGCACAACTGGCCGGAGGTCGACCCGGCGATGGATGTCGAGGGGCACCTGCTCGAGATCGCGACCGCCCTCGACAT is from Leifsonia sp. 466MF and encodes:
- a CDS encoding ATP-dependent DNA ligase, coding for MQPSASSPIAPMLAKAVPAVPEPDSVTGGLSYEPKWDGFRAIVYAEGDGAVESVEIGSRGSKMLTRYFPELVEAFRSILPGPCVLDGEIVVPTGEPGKQRLDWEALSQRIHPAATRVKLLSEQTPATFVAFDLLAIGDDSYVDRPFADRRAALEEFAGDLPAPIQLTRTTTDVDLARRWLVEFEGAGLDGVVAKPLAGPYAPNKRTMLKIKHHRTADVVALGYRIHTSGRGVGSLLVGLFDDDGQLRNVGGVSAFTDAKRLSLIDELEPLVERDESGAAVTGETDRSRFSGSKDVSFVRLRPERVLEVRYDQMEGMRFRHTAQFERWRPDREARSCTFEQLDRPIAYDLGDVLT
- a CDS encoding UdgX family uracil-DNA binding protein (This protein belongs to the uracil DNA glycosylase superfamily, members of which act in excision repair of DNA. However, it belongs more specifically to UdgX branch, whose founding member was found to bind uracil in DNA (where it does not belong), without cleaving it, appears to promote DNA repair by a pathway involving RecA, rather than base excision.), with the protein product MADVERPGADEFLPEKRDLRSLRAAAPDCRGCELYRDATQVVFSSGRAGAALALVGEQPGDREDIEGEPFVGPAGRLLDQALEAAGIDRGDVYVTNAVKHFRFHRQGKRRIHEKPAVGNIVACHPWLEAEFAAVRPRLVVCLGATAARSVLGRPARIQEERGRVQESAEGRPVLVTTHPSALLRLRDDPGWDAAFDAFVADLETAAKAASGLAAD
- the ligD gene encoding non-homologous end-joining DNA ligase — its product is MAGGAVVLTVPGPDGDREVRISSPERVIFPGAGITKLDLANYLVEVGDAFVRANGDRPVSLQRFPEGIDGEQFFSKNPPRGVPDYVRSVTVTYPSARSHPQLVIDEPAAAVWAAQMNTVVFHPWPSRAEDSDNPDQLRIDLDPQPGTGFADAVPAAIELRKVLQEAGLTAFIKTSGNRGLHVFAPIVAQREFLDVRHAVIAAARELERRMPDRVTTAWWKEERGERIFVDFNQANRDRTMAGAYSPRALPHASVSAPITWEELEHVDPRDFTVLTMPERLRTVGDPWEHFAADPGTIDVLLGWWERDLSNGLGELPFPPDYPKMPGEPPRVQPSRAKKA
- a CDS encoding endonuclease/exonuclease/phosphatase family protein: MTLRIVSYNLRKHAASGELTGIAEAYDVDVLCLQECDSDALPERLHHLVLADTTRANRLGLAVYVRDDRYEILHSQVFAVQKSLHDRVLAPANERLLAVHLRDRDNGEEILVGSFHAAPLTALNSLRRKQIAAAHDGMRSLAPDTPAVMVGDFNYPWFIRGLERHLTTSGYTLKRTTQPTYLRYKFFSGYFDFVTSTGFEIERVDVLPAGASDHRPIRLDAELAA
- a CDS encoding cysteine hydrolase family protein; the protein is MTDTVPSALLVIDLQKGVLPGCFDADGVLSRVRQLVDRARAAATPVVWVQHEADGMEEGSEPWQLADGLVPVDGEPRILKHYRDSFADTDLDEVLERLDVGRLVVTGAQSDYCVRTTAQSAAVRGYDVVLVSDAHTTTDSEWGGVELTGEQIVAHANRYFDGLRYPGQLFGVAEAASVPL
- a CDS encoding lipase maturation factor family protein, which gives rise to MEFPAWLTDWLAGDDYTIAREILERGVAALYLVAFVSAVNQFPALLGDNGLLPARRFLRHPYARKQPTLFRWRYSDRLLRTVAWTGAALSALIVAGVVQLAPTYVFVPLFLIVWFLYLSIVNIGQTFYGFGWESLLCEAGFIVAFLGAWDTAPPITIVFFIRWLVFRLEFGAGMIKMRGDRSWRDLTALYYHHETQPMPNPLSRSAHLLPKWFHRVEVLGNHFAQLIVPWFLFFPQPVASVAAGVMILTQLWLVLTGNFAWLNWITIVLAFAGISDPVFSWLFGGAEVGGIGAADVPLWYAVVAVAATVFLVVLSWPPLKNLFSRRQLMNASFNRWHLVNAYGAFGSVTKERYEVVVEGTTDDPGDPEARWLEYAFKGKPGDVHRIPRQFAPYHLRLDWLMWFLALGSRDSPWFEVLLLRLLEADRPTLKLLRHDPFGGEPPRAIRARMFLYRFSTHAEKRETGDVWVRSEVGDLVPPVSLRSGQ
- a CDS encoding DUF7144 family membrane protein — translated: MAVRPGSVTFVAVLTYINGILNVIGGVILLITRDQVAGSAGGGVAGITTAAIISILLGIIVIIVARGLLRGSPGARVVVTVVMIVDIVNGVILLFSGQLASGIVQILWSLLIIVLLFTRRANGFFTGR
- a CDS encoding DUF1905 domain-containing protein, producing the protein MAGYRYEFEAELFRWASRRELWVFAQLPEEVSEEIRLQPHPPAGFDSVKVSVTLGGSRWSTSIFPQADGTYVVPIKSAVRRAEGVKLGDRVRIGVETLL
- a CDS encoding DUF1345 domain-containing protein translates to MSQSAPVRRPWVVLGLAASLLAQLAMIVVGVWLVVLAEDDATTLELLATWCGIGTIYLIVVLIVLGRVARRPAPPGGRPARWETGRLARVVSMTATILSSLIGLAAAIQVLALHNDPQIGSVTDFVGVWSMLLAWGFLHWGFSQIYYQRYFAAAEPMLRFPHPDGTPAPVPRFVDFVYFAFTIGTTFAASDVEVLSTRMRWTIVWHSVLSYFFNGLIIVLALNTIMSGAR
- a CDS encoding (deoxy)nucleoside triphosphate pyrophosphohydrolase, translated to MQPLIVVAAVVRDGDRVLACRRAPGKDAAGRWEFPGGKVESGESPEAALAREIAEELGVRIHVGALLDRTVTARAGGRAIDLACFDCRLDGDAPVASTDHDELRWMPIERLGELDWAEADLAAVAVLTREVT
- a CDS encoding zinc-dependent alcohol dehydrogenase family protein — protein: MRALYYERFGGPVEVAELADPAVPDGGAVIRVEASGLCRSDWHAWAGHDDSVALPHVPGHEFAGVVEAVGSGVSRWRPGDRVTAPFVNGCGECEWCRAGQAQVCPEQTQPGFTHWGSHAELVAVRAADTNLVRVPDGLSADAAASLGCRFATAYRAVTARARIQPGEWLAVYGAGGVGLSAVMVASALGARVVAVDRSPAALDLAARLGAEHTVVAAADTADRVRDLTGGGAHATIDAVGSPDTATTAIRSLRRLGRHVQVGLLAAAVPELPLDRVIGWELEILGSHGMAAAAYPEMLDLVAAGRLTPQQLVGGAVGFAEAAHLLETADTAPPTGIAVLHPAG
- a CDS encoding HD domain-containing protein, coding for MRIADFPRPDTNASRAALEIATEYHTPSLLNHVQRSWLWAEAFAAVRGFEPDHELLYVSALLHDLGIAPEFDNNTLAYEDAAGHVAIALTAGAGWPADRRVRAHEVIVRHNWPEVDPAMDVEGHLLEIATALDISGARHSELPPEFLREVVTAYPRLELAAEFGSCVVDQAERKPDTSARRLVDGGVQRKLRDNPLERILEG